A DNA window from Prochlorococcus marinus XMU1406 contains the following coding sequences:
- a CDS encoding 3'(2'),5'-bisphosphate nucleotidase CysQ has translation MIKLPSGVDINNLIDDVRFFSWEAADILLYYSNLLEKSDYKTNILKNNNENDPVTLADLQVNELIIKRINEKYKNINWDILSEENVKSSSEIFNSKTDWIWVLDPLDGTKDFIQGTGNYAMHLALNFKQKPYIGFVLIPDKNQLWITDGKKTWCEKRDGKKYKTNLLNNKNLQEMTLVTSKNHGNEILRNLIQKINFRKVKIMGSIGCKIASIVRGESDIYICLSLPGKSSPKDWDFAAPESILKAAGGAITNLDNQLLTYGQTSFQQGGIIVATNNRNTHGSICLEIKKIIEDNGIYPL, from the coding sequence ATGATTAAATTACCTTCTGGTGTAGATATTAATAATCTTATCGATGATGTAAGATTTTTCAGCTGGGAAGCCGCAGATATTTTGCTTTATTACTCTAATTTGTTAGAAAAATCAGATTATAAAACAAATATACTCAAAAATAATAATGAAAATGATCCTGTTACTCTGGCTGATTTGCAAGTCAATGAGTTGATTATTAAAAGAATAAATGAAAAATATAAAAATATTAACTGGGATATTTTGAGCGAAGAAAATGTAAAAAGTTCCTCAGAAATTTTCAATAGTAAAACAGATTGGATATGGGTTCTTGACCCTCTTGATGGCACGAAGGATTTTATCCAAGGGACAGGCAATTATGCAATGCATCTGGCATTAAACTTTAAACAAAAACCATATATTGGATTTGTTTTGATTCCAGATAAAAATCAATTATGGATTACAGACGGAAAAAAAACATGGTGTGAAAAAAGAGATGGTAAAAAATATAAAACAAATCTTTTAAATAATAAGAATCTTCAAGAAATGACTTTAGTTACAAGTAAAAATCATGGAAATGAAATTTTGAGAAATTTAATTCAAAAAATTAATTTTCGCAAAGTCAAAATTATGGGAAGCATTGGCTGCAAAATTGCATCTATAGTTAGAGGAGAAAGTGATATTTATATTTGTCTAAGTTTGCCAGGGAAAAGCTCACCAAAAGATTGGGATTTTGCTGCGCCAGAATCTATTTTGAAAGCAGCTGGTGGAGCAATTACAAATTTAGATAATCAATTACTAACTTATGGGCAAACTAGTTTCCAACAAGGAGGTATTATAGTCGCAACAAATAATAGAAATACTCACGGGAGTATTTGTCTAGAAATAAAGAAAATTATTGAGGATAATGGAATTTATCCTCTTTAG
- the rsmI gene encoding 16S rRNA (cytidine(1402)-2'-O)-methyltransferase: MNNTYLLSHRKEEPENGILYMVGTPIGNLNDLSQRALNILANVSLIACEDTRQTKKIINKFNISNRLISFNKHNSSIKIPKIVKDLKEGKSIAIVSDAGMPGICDPGEDIARYVKSEGIDVICVPGACAAITALVSSGLPSSSFIFEGFLPKKKIDRDKILLEISKNQKTTILYESPKRLKKLLGELFDFCGGDREIIVARELTKKFEEHVGNNINEVIEFFRDKDIIGEITIVLEGISKKDSNFDKSTIKKELNDLINAGLSLSAASKYLAKKNGLKKSEIYNMI, translated from the coding sequence ATGAATAATACGTACTTATTATCACATAGAAAGGAGGAACCAGAAAACGGCATTTTATATATGGTTGGCACACCAATTGGAAATTTAAATGATCTATCCCAAAGAGCATTAAATATCTTGGCAAACGTTTCTCTAATTGCTTGTGAAGATACAAGACAAACAAAAAAAATAATAAACAAGTTTAATATTTCAAATAGACTTATAAGTTTTAATAAACATAATTCTTCAATTAAAATTCCAAAAATTGTAAAAGATCTCAAAGAAGGAAAATCAATCGCAATTGTAAGTGATGCTGGTATGCCAGGAATTTGCGATCCAGGGGAAGATATTGCTAGGTATGTAAAATCTGAAGGAATAGATGTCATTTGCGTTCCTGGTGCATGTGCTGCTATAACAGCACTTGTTTCAAGTGGCTTACCCTCCTCTAGTTTTATATTTGAAGGATTTCTACCTAAAAAGAAAATAGATAGAGATAAAATTCTTTTGGAAATTAGCAAAAATCAAAAAACGACAATACTTTACGAATCACCTAAGCGGCTGAAAAAATTATTAGGAGAGTTATTTGATTTTTGTGGAGGGGATCGAGAAATTATCGTAGCGAGAGAATTAACTAAGAAATTTGAAGAACATGTTGGGAATAATATTAATGAAGTTATAGAATTCTTTAGAGATAAAGATATTATTGGTGAAATAACAATCGTTTTAGAAGGTATAAGCAAAAAAGATTCTAATTTCGATAAATCAACTATAAAAAAAGAACTCAATGATTTAATAAATGCAGGATTAAGCTTATCAGCAGCTTCTAAATACTTAGCAAAGAAAAATGGGCTAAAAAAAAGCGAAATTTATAATATGATTTAA